A single Klebsiella variicola DNA region contains:
- the hcp gene encoding hydroxylamine reductase, with amino-acid sequence MFCVQCEQTIRTPAGNGCSYAQGMCGKTAETSDLQDLLIASLQGLSAWALKAREYGIIDHEVDSFAPRAFFSTLTNVNFDSPRIVGYARQAIALREALKAQCQNLDASAAVDNPVADLHLVSDDLGDLQRQAADYAPNKDKAAIGENILGLRLLCLYGLKGAAAYMEHAHVLGQYDNAIYAQYHKIMAWLGTWPADMNALLECSMEIGQMNFQVMSILDAGETTKYGHPTPTQVNVKATEGKCILISGHDLKDLYNLLEQTEGTGVNVYTHGEMLPAHGYPELRKFKHLIGNYGSGWQNQQVEFARFPGPIVMTSNCIIDPTVGAYDDRIWTRSIVGWPGVNHLEGEDFAPVITQAQQMAGFPYSEIPHLITVGFGRQTLLGAADTLIDLVSREKLHHIFLVGGCDGARGERNYFTDFATSVPDDCLILTLACGKYRFNKLDFGDIEGLPRLVDAGQCNDAYSAIILAVTLAEKLGCGVNDLPLSLVLSWFEQKAIVILLTLLSLGVKNIVTGPTAPGFFTPDLLAILNEKFGLRSVTTVEQDMQQLLSA; translated from the coding sequence ATGTTTTGTGTGCAATGTGAACAAACCATTCGTACCCCAGCCGGCAACGGCTGCTCTTACGCGCAGGGGATGTGCGGTAAAACAGCGGAAACCTCCGATCTGCAGGATCTGCTGATTGCATCACTGCAAGGCCTGTCCGCCTGGGCGCTCAAGGCCCGCGAATATGGCATTATCGATCATGAGGTCGACAGCTTTGCCCCCCGCGCCTTCTTCTCCACCCTGACCAACGTCAACTTCGATTCTCCGCGTATCGTCGGCTACGCCCGCCAGGCGATTGCCCTGCGTGAAGCGCTGAAAGCGCAGTGCCAGAACCTCGACGCCAGCGCCGCGGTTGATAACCCGGTAGCCGATTTACACCTGGTCAGCGACGATCTGGGTGACCTGCAGCGTCAGGCGGCAGACTATGCCCCAAATAAAGATAAAGCCGCCATCGGCGAGAATATTCTCGGTCTGCGTCTGCTGTGCCTGTACGGCCTGAAAGGCGCGGCGGCCTATATGGAGCACGCCCACGTACTCGGCCAGTACGACAACGCGATTTATGCCCAGTACCATAAAATCATGGCATGGCTGGGAACCTGGCCGGCGGATATGAACGCGCTGCTGGAATGTTCGATGGAAATCGGCCAGATGAACTTCCAGGTGATGAGCATCCTTGACGCTGGTGAAACCACTAAATATGGCCACCCGACGCCGACTCAGGTGAACGTTAAAGCCACCGAAGGGAAGTGCATCCTGATCTCCGGCCATGATCTGAAAGATCTGTATAACCTGCTTGAGCAGACGGAAGGCACCGGCGTTAACGTCTATACCCACGGCGAAATGCTGCCGGCGCACGGCTATCCGGAGCTGCGTAAATTCAAACATCTGATCGGCAACTACGGCAGCGGCTGGCAAAACCAGCAAGTGGAATTCGCCCGCTTCCCGGGTCCTATCGTGATGACCTCGAACTGCATCATCGACCCCACCGTCGGCGCCTACGACGACCGCATCTGGACCCGCAGCATCGTCGGCTGGCCGGGCGTGAACCATCTGGAAGGTGAAGACTTCGCCCCGGTTATCACCCAGGCACAGCAGATGGCGGGCTTCCCGTACAGCGAAATCCCGCATCTGATCACCGTCGGCTTTGGCCGTCAGACCCTGCTTGGCGCGGCGGATACGCTGATCGATCTGGTCAGCCGTGAAAAACTGCACCATATCTTCCTCGTCGGCGGCTGCGACGGCGCCCGCGGGGAGCGTAACTACTTCACCGATTTCGCCACCAGCGTGCCGGATGACTGCCTGATCCTGACCCTGGCCTGCGGTAAATACCGCTTTAACAAGCTGGACTTCGGCGATATCGAAGGTCTGCCGCGTCTGGTCGACGCCGGGCAGTGCAACGATGCCTACTCGGCAATTATTCTCGCGGTTACGCTGGCGGAAAAACTGGGCTGCGGTGTTAACGACCTACCGCTGTCGCTGGTGCTCTCCTGGTTCGAACAGAAAGCGATCGTCATCCTGCTGACGCTGCTGTCGCTGGGGGTGAAAAACATCGTCACCGGCCCGACGGCGCCTGGCTTCTTCACCCCGGATCTGCTGGCGATCCTCAATGAGAAGTTTGGACTGCGTTCCGTGACCACCGTGGAACAAGATATGCAGCAGTTGCTGAGCGCTTAA
- the hcr gene encoding NADH oxidoreductase translates to MTMPTSQCPWRMQVHHIHQETPDVWTLSLLCHDYYPYRAGQYALVSVCHSAETLRAYTLSSTPGVSEYITLTVRRIDEGAGSQWLTREVKRGDYLWLSDAMGEFTCDDKAEDKFLLLAAGCGVTPIMSMRRWLAKYRPQADVQVIYSVRSPEDVIFAEEWRQYPVTLVAEHHATHGFVAGRLTRELLQSVPDLASRTVMTCGPAPYMEKVEQDVAALGVTRFFKEKFFTPVAEAATSGLKFTKLQPAREFYAPVGTTLLDALESNKVPVTVACRAGVCGCCKTKVVSGKYSVTSTMTLTDAEIADGYVLACSCHPQSDLVLA, encoded by the coding sequence ATGACCATGCCAACCTCCCAGTGCCCGTGGCGGATGCAGGTTCACCACATTCACCAGGAAACCCCGGACGTGTGGACCCTTTCGCTGCTGTGCCACGATTACTATCCGTACCGCGCCGGCCAGTATGCCCTGGTCAGCGTGTGTCACTCGGCGGAAACGCTGCGCGCCTATACCCTTTCCTCCACGCCGGGGGTCAGCGAGTACATTACGCTGACCGTTCGCCGTATTGACGAGGGCGCGGGTTCGCAGTGGTTGACCCGCGAGGTCAAACGCGGCGATTACCTTTGGCTGTCCGATGCGATGGGCGAGTTTACCTGCGACGATAAAGCGGAAGATAAATTCCTGCTGCTGGCCGCCGGCTGCGGCGTAACGCCGATAATGTCGATGCGTCGCTGGCTGGCGAAGTATCGACCGCAGGCCGACGTGCAGGTGATCTATAGCGTGCGTTCGCCGGAGGATGTGATCTTTGCCGAGGAGTGGCGCCAGTATCCGGTCACCCTGGTGGCAGAGCACCATGCCACTCATGGCTTTGTCGCCGGCCGTCTGACCCGGGAGCTGCTGCAGAGCGTGCCGGATTTAGCCAGCCGCACCGTGATGACCTGCGGCCCGGCGCCTTATATGGAGAAGGTCGAGCAGGATGTTGCCGCCCTGGGCGTCACCCGCTTCTTTAAGGAGAAGTTCTTCACCCCGGTGGCGGAAGCCGCGACCAGTGGACTGAAATTTACCAAACTGCAGCCGGCGCGCGAGTTTTACGCGCCGGTGGGCACCACACTGCTTGATGCGCTAGAGAGCAATAAAGTGCCGGTGACCGTCGCCTGCCGCGCCGGCGTCTGCGGCTGCTGTAAAACCAAAGTGGTTTCCGGGAAGTACAGCGTCACCAGCACCATGACGTTAACCGACGCCGAAATCGCCGACGGCTATGTGCTGGCCTGCTCCTGCCATCCGCAGAGCGATCTGGTTCTCGCCTGA
- a CDS encoding DoxX family protein translates to MVKGMLNAVNKTLSHDDAGKLLLRLAVGGLMLFHGLHKLLDGVGGISGMLVAKGLPGFIAYGVLVGEVVAPCLLILGVLTRPAALVLAFTMVVAWLMVGLGKTFALDAVGAWAIENLVYFFVGALAIALLGAGRYSLAGQSAWR, encoded by the coding sequence ATGGTTAAGGGAATGTTAAACGCAGTAAATAAAACGCTGTCGCATGACGACGCCGGTAAACTCTTGTTACGACTCGCCGTCGGCGGGTTAATGCTGTTTCACGGTCTGCACAAGCTGCTGGACGGCGTGGGCGGGATCAGCGGCATGCTGGTGGCGAAGGGGTTGCCGGGGTTCATCGCCTACGGTGTGCTGGTGGGGGAAGTGGTCGCTCCCTGCTTGTTAATTCTCGGCGTCCTGACCCGCCCGGCGGCGCTGGTGCTGGCGTTCACCATGGTGGTGGCGTGGCTGATGGTCGGTCTCGGCAAGACGTTTGCGCTTGATGCGGTGGGGGCGTGGGCGATCGAGAACCTGGTCTATTTCTTTGTTGGCGCGCTGGCGATTGCGCTACTCGGCGCAGGGCGTTATTCGCTGGCCGGCCAGTCGGCCTGGCGGTAA
- the poxB gene encoding ubiquinone-dependent pyruvate dehydrogenase: MKQTVAAYIAKTLEQAGVKRIWGVTGDSLNGLSDSLNRMGTIDWMPTRHEEVAAFAAGAEAQLTGELAVCAGSCGPGNLHLINGLFDCHRNHVPVLAIAAHIPSSEIGSGYFQETHPQELFRECSHYCELVSTPEQIPQVLAIAMRKAVINRGVSVVVLPGDVALKAAPESASSHWYHAPLPTVTPAEEELRKLAQLIRYSSNIALMCGSGCAGAHQELVEFAAKIKAPIVHALRGKEHVEYDNPYDVGMTGLIGFSSGFHTMMNADTLILLGTQFPYRAFYPTDAKIIQIDINPGSIGAHSKVDMALVGDIKSTLKALLPLLEEKTDRHFLDKALEHYRDARKGLDDLAKPSDKAIHPQYLAQQISHFADEDAIFTCDVGTPTVWAARYLKMNGKRRLLGSFNHGSMANAMPQAIGAQATAPERQVVAMCGDGGFSMLMGDFLSLAQMKLPVKIVIFNNSVLGFVAMEMKAGGYLTDGTELHDTNFARIAEACGIKGIRVEKASEVDEALQTAFRTDGPVLVDVVVAKEELAIPPQIKLEQAKGFSLYMLRAIISGRGDEVIELAKTNWLR, from the coding sequence ATGAAACAAACCGTGGCCGCATACATTGCCAAAACGCTGGAACAGGCCGGCGTGAAACGTATCTGGGGCGTCACCGGAGATTCCCTCAATGGATTGAGCGATAGTCTGAACCGCATGGGCACCATCGACTGGATGCCCACCCGGCACGAAGAGGTGGCTGCTTTCGCCGCTGGCGCCGAGGCGCAGCTGACCGGCGAACTGGCGGTCTGCGCCGGCTCCTGCGGGCCGGGCAACCTGCATCTGATTAACGGTCTGTTTGACTGTCATCGTAACCATGTGCCGGTGCTGGCCATTGCCGCCCACATCCCCTCCAGCGAAATCGGCAGCGGCTATTTTCAGGAGACCCATCCTCAGGAGCTGTTCCGCGAATGCAGCCACTACTGCGAGCTGGTCTCCACCCCGGAACAAATTCCGCAGGTGCTGGCCATCGCCATGCGTAAAGCGGTGATTAACCGCGGCGTCTCGGTGGTGGTGCTGCCCGGCGACGTGGCGCTGAAGGCCGCCCCGGAGAGCGCCAGCAGCCACTGGTATCATGCGCCGTTGCCGACGGTCACTCCGGCGGAAGAAGAACTGCGCAAGCTGGCGCAGCTTATTCGCTACTCCAGCAATATCGCGCTCATGTGCGGCAGCGGCTGCGCCGGCGCTCATCAGGAGCTGGTGGAGTTCGCGGCCAAAATTAAAGCCCCCATCGTCCACGCCCTGCGCGGCAAAGAGCACGTGGAGTACGACAATCCGTACGATGTCGGCATGACCGGGCTGATTGGCTTCTCTTCTGGCTTCCACACCATGATGAACGCCGATACCCTGATCCTGCTGGGCACCCAGTTCCCCTATCGCGCCTTCTATCCAACCGACGCCAAAATTATTCAGATCGACATTAACCCCGGCAGCATCGGCGCCCACAGTAAGGTCGATATGGCGCTGGTGGGCGATATTAAATCGACGCTAAAAGCGCTGCTGCCGCTGCTGGAAGAGAAAACCGATCGCCACTTCCTGGATAAAGCGCTGGAGCACTATCGTGACGCGCGAAAAGGACTCGACGACCTGGCGAAGCCCAGCGATAAAGCCATTCACCCGCAGTATCTGGCGCAGCAGATCAGTCATTTTGCCGATGAAGACGCCATTTTCACCTGCGATGTCGGCACCCCCACCGTCTGGGCGGCACGCTATCTCAAAATGAACGGCAAACGCCGCCTGCTGGGCTCGTTCAACCACGGCTCAATGGCCAACGCCATGCCGCAGGCCATCGGCGCCCAGGCCACCGCTCCGGAACGGCAGGTAGTGGCCATGTGCGGCGACGGCGGGTTCAGCATGCTGATGGGCGATTTTCTGTCGCTGGCGCAGATGAAGCTGCCGGTGAAAATTGTCATCTTTAACAACAGTGTGCTGGGGTTCGTGGCGATGGAGATGAAGGCCGGGGGCTACCTCACCGACGGTACAGAGCTGCACGATACTAACTTCGCCCGCATCGCCGAAGCCTGCGGTATCAAAGGTATTCGCGTTGAAAAAGCCTCCGAGGTGGATGAAGCGCTGCAGACCGCCTTCCGCACCGACGGTCCGGTGCTGGTCGACGTCGTGGTCGCCAAAGAGGAGCTGGCTATCCCGCCGCAGATCAAGCTGGAGCAGGCCAAAGGCTTTAGCCTGTATATGCTGCGGGCGATCATCAGCGGGCGCGGCGATGAGGTCATCGAACTGGCGAAAACCAACTGGCTCAGGTAA
- the ltaE gene encoding low-specificity L-threonine aldolase, with protein sequence MIDLRSDTVTRPGRAMLEAMMAAPVGDDVYGDDPTVNELQRYAADLAGKEAALFLPTGTQANLVGLLSHCQRGEEYIVGQGAHNYLYEAGGAAVLGSIQPQPIDAAADGSLPLDKVAAKIKPDDIHFAPTRLLSLENTHNGKVLPRDYLQEAWAFTRQRDLALHVDGARIFNAVVAYGCELRDIAQYCDSFTICLSKGLGTPVGSLLLGSEAYIRRAIRWRKMVGGGMRQAGILAAAGLYALKNNVQRLQEDHDNAAWMAEQLRAIGADVTRHDTNMLFVRVGEAQAPALGEFMQARGVLINASPVVRLVTHLDVNRQQLSEVVAHWQAFLQR encoded by the coding sequence GTGATCGATTTACGCAGTGATACCGTTACCCGTCCCGGGCGCGCCATGCTGGAGGCCATGATGGCCGCCCCGGTCGGGGACGATGTGTATGGCGACGACCCTACCGTCAATGAACTGCAGCGCTATGCCGCCGACCTCGCCGGCAAAGAGGCGGCGCTGTTTCTGCCCACCGGCACCCAGGCCAACCTCGTTGGCCTGCTCAGCCACTGCCAGCGCGGCGAAGAGTATATCGTCGGCCAGGGGGCGCATAACTATCTGTACGAAGCCGGCGGTGCGGCAGTACTCGGCAGTATTCAGCCACAGCCGATTGACGCCGCAGCCGATGGTTCGCTGCCGCTGGATAAAGTGGCGGCGAAAATCAAACCCGACGATATCCATTTTGCCCCCACCCGCCTGCTGAGCCTGGAAAACACCCACAACGGTAAGGTGCTGCCGCGCGACTATCTGCAGGAAGCCTGGGCGTTTACCCGCCAGCGCGACCTGGCGCTGCACGTCGACGGCGCGCGTATCTTTAACGCCGTCGTGGCCTACGGCTGCGAACTGCGTGATATCGCTCAGTACTGCGACTCCTTCACCATCTGCCTGTCAAAGGGGCTTGGCACCCCGGTAGGCTCGCTATTGCTGGGCAGCGAGGCGTACATTCGCCGTGCTATCCGCTGGCGGAAAATGGTCGGCGGCGGCATGCGCCAGGCGGGCATACTGGCCGCTGCCGGGCTGTACGCGCTGAAAAATAACGTACAGCGCCTGCAGGAGGATCATGACAACGCCGCGTGGATGGCGGAGCAGCTTCGCGCCATCGGCGCCGACGTCACCCGCCATGATACTAACATGCTGTTTGTGCGCGTTGGCGAAGCGCAGGCCCCGGCGCTCGGCGAGTTTATGCAGGCGCGCGGCGTGTTGATTAACGCCTCGCCTGTTGTCCGTCTGGTCACTCACCTGGATGTCAACCGTCAGCAGCTGAGCGAGGTGGTCGCTCACTGGCAGGCTTTTTTACAGCGCTAA
- a CDS encoding SDR family oxidoreductase: MSQSVLVLGASGYIGQHLVRELSARGYPVLAAARHIDRLQTLDLPGVTCRSVDLNQPQALPALLAGIDTLYYLVHGMGEGGDFIAHERRVATHVRDALRQSSVRQVIFLSSLQAPAQEQSDHLRARQVTGEVLRESGVPVTELRAGIIVGAGSAAFEVMRDMVYNLPVLTPPRWVRSRTTPVALENLLVDLVELLNHPSNAHRVFEAAGPEVLSYQQQFIHFMAVSGKHRPLIPIPLPTRWISVWFLNVITSVPPTIARALIQGLKHDLIADDRALRALIPQTLIPFDQAVRRTLKEEEQLVNSSDWGYDAQAFARWRPEYGYFPKQAGCTVTTQASRQALWQVVNQIGGKEGYFFGNLLWKTRGAMDLLVGHRLAKGRPQRDYLQTGDTVDSWKVIIVEEEKQLTLLFGMKAPGLGRLSFTINDKGDHRELDVRAWWHPHGMPGLIYWLLMIPAHLFIFRGMAQRIARLAEQISGRDQG, from the coding sequence GTGTCGCAATCGGTTCTGGTGCTCGGCGCCAGCGGCTATATTGGCCAGCATTTGGTGCGCGAGTTAAGCGCGCGGGGTTATCCAGTGCTGGCGGCGGCACGCCACATCGACCGACTGCAAACGCTCGATTTGCCAGGCGTTACCTGCCGGTCAGTCGATCTTAATCAGCCGCAGGCTCTGCCTGCACTGCTCGCCGGCATCGATACCCTTTATTATCTGGTCCACGGCATGGGCGAAGGCGGCGATTTTATCGCCCATGAGCGCCGGGTAGCCACGCATGTGCGCGATGCCCTGCGTCAGTCGTCAGTGCGCCAGGTGATATTTCTCAGTTCGCTGCAGGCCCCGGCGCAGGAACAATCTGACCATCTGCGCGCCCGCCAGGTGACCGGTGAGGTCCTGCGTGAGTCGGGTGTGCCGGTGACCGAACTGCGGGCCGGGATTATCGTCGGCGCCGGCTCTGCCGCCTTCGAGGTGATGCGCGATATGGTTTATAACCTGCCCGTGCTGACCCCTCCGCGCTGGGTTCGTTCACGTACCACCCCTGTCGCGCTGGAAAACCTGCTCGTTGACCTGGTTGAGCTGCTGAATCATCCGTCCAACGCGCATCGCGTCTTCGAAGCCGCCGGTCCGGAGGTGTTAAGCTATCAGCAGCAGTTTATCCACTTTATGGCCGTCAGCGGTAAACATCGCCCGCTCATTCCCATTCCCCTGCCGACGCGCTGGATCTCAGTGTGGTTTCTTAACGTTATCACCTCGGTGCCGCCTACCATCGCCAGGGCGCTGATTCAGGGGCTGAAGCACGATCTGATCGCCGACGACCGGGCGCTGCGAGCGCTGATCCCGCAAACGCTGATCCCCTTCGATCAGGCGGTTCGCCGCACGCTGAAAGAAGAAGAGCAGCTGGTAAACTCCAGCGACTGGGGCTACGACGCCCAGGCTTTCGCCCGCTGGCGACCGGAGTACGGCTACTTTCCGAAACAGGCTGGCTGCACCGTCACCACCCAGGCGAGCCGCCAGGCCTTGTGGCAGGTCGTTAACCAAATCGGTGGTAAAGAGGGGTATTTTTTCGGCAATCTGCTGTGGAAAACCCGCGGTGCGATGGACCTGCTGGTCGGCCATCGGTTAGCCAAAGGACGGCCGCAGCGCGACTATCTGCAAACCGGCGATACGGTCGACAGCTGGAAGGTAATTATCGTGGAGGAAGAAAAACAGCTCACCCTGCTGTTCGGTATGAAAGCGCCGGGGCTGGGCCGGTTAAGCTTTACGATAAACGATAAAGGCGACCATCGCGAACTGGACGTGCGCGCCTGGTGGCACCCGCACGGTATGCCCGGACTGATCTACTGGCTGCTGATGATCCCGGCGCACCTGTTTATTTTCCGCGGTATGGCGCAACGCATCGCCCGGCTGGCCGAACAAATCTCAGGCAGAGACCAAGGATAA
- a CDS encoding NAD-dependent epimerase/dehydratase family protein, which translates to MKVLVTGATSGLGRNAVEYLRNKGISVRATGRNEAMGKLLSKMGAEFIPADLTELVSSQAKVMLAGIDTLWHCSSFTSPWGTQQAFDLANVRATRRLGEWSVAWGVRNFVHISSPSLYFDYHHHRDIQEDFRPHRFANEFARSKAASEEVINLLAQANPHTRFTILRPQSLFGPHDKVFIPRLAQMMQHYGSVLLPRGGSALVDMTYYENAVHAMWLASQSACDHLPSARAWNISNGEPRTLRSIVQKLIDELGIKCRIRSVPYPMLDIIARSMERFGDKTAKEPAFTHYGVSKLNFDFTLDITRAQDELGYQPVVTLDDGIVRTAAWLRDHGKLHR; encoded by the coding sequence ATGAAGGTACTGGTTACCGGTGCGACCAGCGGATTAGGCCGCAACGCAGTGGAATATCTGCGCAATAAGGGCATCAGCGTGAGAGCCACCGGGCGCAACGAAGCGATGGGTAAGCTTCTGAGCAAAATGGGGGCAGAATTCATCCCGGCCGATTTAACCGAGCTGGTCTCTTCGCAGGCTAAAGTGATGCTCGCCGGTATCGATACCCTGTGGCACTGCTCCAGCTTTACCTCGCCCTGGGGCACCCAGCAGGCTTTCGATCTCGCTAACGTCCGCGCCACCCGCCGTCTGGGCGAATGGTCTGTGGCATGGGGGGTGCGCAATTTCGTCCATATCTCTTCGCCATCGCTCTATTTCGATTATCACCACCATCGCGATATCCAGGAAGATTTCCGCCCGCATCGCTTCGCCAACGAGTTTGCCCGCAGCAAGGCGGCCAGCGAGGAGGTGATCAACCTGCTGGCGCAGGCCAACCCGCACACCCGTTTTACCATTCTGCGTCCGCAGAGCTTGTTCGGGCCGCACGATAAAGTCTTTATTCCCCGGCTGGCGCAAATGATGCAGCATTATGGCAGCGTCCTGTTGCCGCGGGGCGGCAGCGCGCTGGTCGACATGACCTATTATGAAAACGCCGTGCATGCGATGTGGCTGGCGAGCCAGTCGGCCTGCGATCATCTTCCTTCCGCCCGCGCGTGGAATATCAGCAACGGCGAACCGCGCACCTTGCGAAGCATCGTGCAGAAACTGATCGACGAGCTGGGCATCAAGTGCCGGATCCGCTCAGTTCCCTACCCGATGCTGGATATTATTGCCCGCAGCATGGAACGTTTTGGCGATAAAACAGCCAAAGAGCCCGCCTTTACCCACTACGGCGTTTCCAAACTTAACTTTGATTTTACGCTCGACATCACCCGCGCGCAGGATGAACTGGGCTATCAGCCGGTGGTGACGCTTGACGACGGCATTGTGCGTACCGCCGCCTGGCTACGCGACCACGGTAAACTTCACCGCTAA
- a CDS encoding N-acetylmuramoyl-L-alanine amidase: MKRIAQVALLALLLTGCAGEKGIIDRDGYQLDTRHPAQAAYPRIKVLVIHYTADNFDVSLATLTDKEVSSHYLIPEQPPRYQHKPRIWQLVPEEDLAWHAGVSYWRGSTRINDTSIGIELENRGWQKTAGVKSFTPFHPEQIAALIPLARDIITRYHIAPQNVVAHADIAPQRKDDPGPLFPWQQLAQQGIGAWPDEQRVAFYLNGRPASDPVDPEVVLDLLARYGYQVTPEMTPAQKKRVIIAFQMHFRPQRWDGVADAQTEAIAEALLEKYGQG, encoded by the coding sequence ATGAAACGGATTGCGCAGGTCGCCCTGCTGGCGCTGCTGTTAACCGGCTGTGCCGGGGAAAAGGGAATTATCGATCGCGATGGATACCAGCTGGACACTCGCCATCCGGCGCAGGCGGCCTATCCGCGAATAAAAGTGCTGGTGATCCACTATACGGCAGACAATTTTGATGTTTCTCTGGCGACGTTGACCGATAAAGAGGTCAGCTCCCACTATTTAATCCCCGAGCAGCCGCCGCGTTATCAGCATAAACCGCGGATCTGGCAGCTGGTGCCGGAAGAGGATTTAGCCTGGCACGCCGGGGTGAGCTACTGGCGCGGCAGTACGCGTATCAATGATACGTCCATCGGCATTGAGCTGGAGAACCGCGGCTGGCAGAAGACGGCGGGCGTCAAAAGCTTTACCCCCTTCCATCCGGAACAGATAGCGGCCCTGATCCCGCTGGCGCGCGATATTATCACCCGCTACCACATCGCGCCGCAGAACGTGGTGGCCCATGCCGATATCGCGCCGCAGCGTAAAGACGATCCGGGGCCGCTGTTTCCCTGGCAACAGCTGGCGCAGCAGGGGATTGGCGCCTGGCCTGACGAGCAGCGAGTGGCCTTTTATCTGAACGGACGGCCGGCCAGCGATCCCGTTGACCCAGAGGTGGTGCTGGATTTACTCGCGCGCTACGGCTATCAGGTGACGCCGGAGATGACCCCCGCGCAGAAGAAGCGGGTGATTATCGCCTTCCAGATGCACTTCCGTCCGCAGCGCTGGGATGGCGTAGCGGATGCGCAAACTGAAGCGATAGCCGAGGCGCTGTTAGAAAAATATGGCCAGGGTTAG